One genomic window of Paenibacillus xylanilyticus includes the following:
- a CDS encoding helix-turn-helix domain-containing protein, whose translation MTKLSEAVYLGRLPDVRMSFQLLGLHARQVDSNWTYPSHEHSMYEIHWMLDGEMNMVVNGQSYSQSIGDLLFIRPGMTHSCTGAGPQGFTYFSVHFSVHDTSFCRELNRCKDIYYPADSSLASGLSSSLCTLYDLATEHLSMPLSSSKQMKVHAAVFELLGSLVGQLSQNASVTLSRKETIAHQIAEHIEDSVRYIHLHGDVRESERTWIQDIAKSLNISPSQINRIFREVYGTAPRKFLSETLLNEAQRLLKQTDLNIDHIAMMLGYKTNAHFSRQFKRWTGITPSEFRIHSQRTAAAEHLGD comes from the coding sequence GTGACCAAACTTTCAGAAGCCGTATATTTAGGCCGTCTGCCCGATGTTCGCATGTCTTTTCAATTGCTCGGACTGCATGCAAGACAAGTAGATTCCAATTGGACGTATCCTTCTCATGAACATTCCATGTATGAAATTCACTGGATGCTCGACGGTGAGATGAACATGGTGGTCAACGGTCAGTCGTACAGTCAATCGATTGGAGACCTTCTGTTTATCCGTCCGGGTATGACTCACTCCTGCACAGGTGCCGGACCGCAGGGTTTCACATACTTTTCCGTTCATTTCAGCGTACACGATACCTCCTTCTGCAGAGAACTCAACCGCTGCAAGGACATTTATTACCCGGCAGATTCGAGCCTGGCTTCGGGACTGTCCTCTTCACTCTGTACGTTGTACGATCTGGCTACAGAACACTTATCCATGCCGTTGTCTTCCTCCAAACAGATGAAAGTCCATGCCGCCGTATTCGAACTGCTCGGTTCCCTGGTTGGCCAGTTATCTCAGAACGCATCCGTTACCTTATCGAGAAAAGAAACCATCGCCCACCAAATTGCCGAGCACATTGAGGACTCCGTAAGATATATCCACCTTCATGGTGACGTTCGGGAGAGCGAACGAACTTGGATCCAAGACATCGCGAAGTCGCTGAACATTAGCCCTTCACAGATCAACCGGATCTTTCGAGAGGTATATGGTACAGCCCCGCGCAAGTTTTTATCAGAAACCCTTCTGAACGAAGCCCAGCGGCTGTTAAAACAAACAGACCTGAACATTGACCATATTGCGATGATGCTTGGATACAAGACCAATGCGCATTTCAGCCGTCAATTCAAGCGATGGACGGGCATCACGCCAAGCGAATTTCGCATCCATTCCCAGCGGACTGCTGCAGCGGAGCATCTCGGTGATTGA
- a CDS encoding family 43 glycosylhydrolase: MKKQGLNPYLPSWEYVPDGEPYVFEDRVYVYGSHDRFNGHVFCLNDYVCWSAPVDDLGNWRNEGVIYQKADDPLNPDGSMCLYAPDVTLGPDGRYYLYYVLDKVPVVSVAVCDTPAGKFEFYGYVKYTDGTRLGEREGDEPQFDPGVLTEGERTYLYTGFCGHGDRSRHGAMATVLGPDMLTIVDEPVFIAPSQPYSEGSGFEGHEFFEAPSIRKRGDTYYLVYSSIVMHELCYATSQFPNKEFEYQGVIISNCDLHIDSYKPADKPMYYGGNNHGSIVEIKGDWYIFYHRHTNGDAFNRQGCIERISFDEHGMISQVEMTSCGVNGGPLVGKGEYPAYIACNLFAKDDQMYTGGFGGGAWLDSRFPKITQDGRDGDEEVGYIANMVDSATAGFKYFNCDGIRQVTVKVRGYCNGEFEIKTAWDGPVLGTIPVHFTNEWKKYTADITVPDGRQALYLTYRGAGGASLASFTLA; this comes from the coding sequence ATGAAAAAACAGGGGTTAAATCCATATCTTCCATCCTGGGAGTACGTCCCTGATGGTGAACCTTATGTATTTGAGGATAGAGTTTATGTGTACGGTTCGCATGACCGGTTTAACGGACATGTCTTCTGTCTAAACGACTACGTATGTTGGTCCGCGCCTGTGGACGACCTCGGGAATTGGCGCAATGAAGGTGTAATCTACCAAAAGGCAGATGATCCGCTTAACCCGGACGGCAGTATGTGCCTTTACGCCCCAGACGTTACGCTTGGTCCTGATGGACGATATTATCTATATTATGTGCTGGATAAAGTGCCAGTTGTTTCAGTGGCTGTATGCGATACTCCTGCAGGCAAGTTTGAATTCTACGGATACGTGAAATATACAGATGGCACTCGCCTGGGGGAAAGAGAAGGGGACGAGCCCCAATTCGATCCAGGCGTGCTGACCGAAGGAGAGCGTACGTATCTATATACCGGATTCTGTGGGCACGGAGATCGATCGAGACACGGTGCGATGGCGACGGTGCTTGGACCGGACATGCTTACGATTGTGGATGAGCCCGTATTCATAGCGCCGAGTCAGCCATACAGCGAAGGCAGCGGATTCGAAGGACATGAATTTTTCGAGGCTCCTTCCATCCGGAAAAGAGGGGATACCTACTACTTGGTTTACTCCTCCATTGTCATGCACGAATTATGTTATGCGACCAGTCAATTTCCTAACAAAGAGTTTGAATATCAGGGTGTAATCATAAGCAACTGCGATCTACATATTGATTCCTATAAACCAGCTGACAAGCCGATGTATTATGGCGGTAACAATCACGGCAGCATTGTTGAGATCAAGGGAGACTGGTACATATTCTATCACCGCCATACCAATGGGGACGCATTTAACCGTCAGGGCTGCATTGAACGCATCTCTTTTGACGAGCATGGAATGATATCTCAGGTAGAAATGACTTCCTGCGGCGTGAATGGAGGCCCACTTGTAGGAAAAGGGGAATATCCCGCATACATTGCATGTAATCTTTTCGCAAAAGATGATCAAATGTATACCGGTGGTTTTGGAGGAGGCGCTTGGCTGGACAGCCGTTTTCCGAAGATTACCCAGGATGGACGAGACGGTGATGAAGAGGTCGGATATATTGCCAATATGGTGGATTCAGCCACAGCAGGATTTAAGTATTTCAATTGTGATGGGATTCGCCAGGTCACGGTAAAGGTCCGGGGATATTGCAATGGAGAATTTGAGATTAAAACCGCATGGGACGGTCCTGTTCTGGGAACAATCCCGGTACATTTTACAAATGAATGGAAAAAATATACGGCGGACATTACCGTTCCAGACGGCAGGCAGGCTTTGTATTTGACTTACAGGGGAGCAGGAGGCGCGAGCCTGGCTTCTTTTACATTAGCATAA
- a CDS encoding fumarylacetoacetate hydrolase family protein encodes MRIIRFLDGQQKWLAAVTDDEQAYRLPQADFMTLIYQAREKGVTPVQWIESALKPVNKLTDDWTSLHLITPVDAPEVWAAGVTYQRSREARNYEATDGKLDAETFYDKVYDAERPEIFFKSTAARTVGPNEAVTLRSDSTWQIPEPELGLVLAADGSIVGYIAGNDMSCRDIEGENPLYLPQAKIWRNSCSIGPAIRLAETVKNPYEFSIVCQIYRDESMVVKSEASTSELNRKLDELVSFLARDNDLYDGTVLLTGTSIVPPNDFTLEPGDRIEISISDIGTLINPVISN; translated from the coding sequence ATGAGAATTATTCGATTTTTGGATGGACAACAGAAGTGGTTGGCAGCCGTTACGGATGATGAACAAGCGTATCGTTTGCCGCAAGCAGATTTTATGACTTTAATCTATCAGGCGAGGGAGAAGGGTGTTACTCCGGTTCAATGGATTGAAAGCGCTCTTAAACCGGTAAACAAGCTCACCGATGATTGGACTTCTCTGCACCTGATCACACCAGTAGATGCACCGGAAGTGTGGGCAGCAGGTGTGACATATCAGCGGAGCCGGGAAGCGCGGAATTATGAAGCTACGGATGGAAAGTTGGATGCGGAAACCTTCTACGATAAGGTCTATGATGCAGAGAGACCGGAGATCTTCTTTAAATCCACTGCAGCCCGGACTGTCGGGCCGAATGAGGCTGTCACGCTGCGCAGCGATTCTACTTGGCAGATCCCGGAGCCTGAGCTGGGACTGGTGCTTGCCGCGGATGGCAGCATTGTGGGATACATCGCCGGGAATGACATGAGCTGCCGCGATATCGAGGGGGAAAACCCGTTGTATCTGCCACAAGCCAAAATATGGCGCAATTCCTGTTCCATAGGTCCGGCTATTCGACTAGCGGAAACGGTGAAGAATCCCTATGAATTCAGCATCGTCTGCCAGATCTATCGGGATGAATCAATGGTTGTTAAAAGTGAAGCGAGTACGAGTGAATTAAACCGCAAGCTGGATGAACTGGTTTCCTTTTTGGCAAGGGATAACGATTTGTATGACGGTACAGTACTTTTGACAGGCACCAGCATCGTGCCTCCGAATGATTTCACCCTTGAACCAGGAGACCGCATTGAAATATCCATAAGTGATATCGGGACACTGATCAATCCTGTCATTTCAAACTAG
- the gucD gene encoding alpha-ketoglutaric semialdehyde dehydrogenase GucD, giving the protein MSAFQLEQTYNNFINGEWVEPTSGKTEPSINPANRKEIVGYVPASGVEDLNNAVAAAKEAAKSWRNLTGAERGNYLFQAANVLERRADEVAEAMTREMGKTFPEAKGETMRGVAILRYYAGEGMRKTGDVIPSTDREALMFTTRVPLGVVGVIAPWNFPVAIPIWKTAPALIYGNTVVLKPAQETAVTAAKVLECFEEAGIPSGVLNLVSGKGSVIGSALAEHPDVNGITFTGSNEVGKRVGAAALARGAKYQLEMGGKNPIIIAADADLDLAVEATISGGLKSTGQKCTATSKVIIERKVYDAFKEKLLSQIQEIRLGDGMSSGSWMGPCASEGQLNTVLGYIQKGLDEGAELLAGGKRPDNPELAEGFYVQPTVFEGVEPHMSIAREEIFGPVLALIPVDSLEEAIASANDSDYGLSASIYTQNVGAMLSFIRDMDAGLVRINAETAGVELQAPFGGMKMSSSHSREQGQAAIEFFTAIKTVFVKS; this is encoded by the coding sequence ATGAGCGCATTTCAGTTAGAGCAGACCTATAACAATTTTATTAACGGGGAATGGGTAGAACCAACGTCCGGAAAGACGGAACCGAGCATTAATCCGGCAAATCGCAAAGAAATCGTGGGTTATGTGCCAGCCTCGGGTGTAGAGGACCTGAACAATGCAGTGGCAGCGGCAAAAGAAGCGGCGAAGTCCTGGCGGAACTTAACGGGTGCGGAACGGGGGAATTATCTTTTTCAAGCTGCTAATGTGCTGGAGCGCCGGGCCGACGAGGTGGCGGAAGCCATGACCAGAGAAATGGGGAAGACATTCCCGGAAGCCAAGGGAGAAACGATGCGCGGCGTCGCCATTTTGAGATATTACGCAGGGGAAGGCATGCGAAAAACGGGTGATGTGATTCCCTCCACAGATCGGGAGGCACTAATGTTCACGACCCGTGTGCCGCTTGGCGTCGTAGGTGTCATTGCACCTTGGAACTTCCCGGTGGCTATTCCCATCTGGAAAACGGCACCGGCCCTGATCTATGGCAACACCGTTGTATTGAAGCCAGCTCAGGAAACGGCGGTTACGGCAGCCAAGGTTTTGGAATGCTTCGAGGAAGCCGGCATCCCGTCTGGTGTTCTCAATCTCGTGAGCGGAAAAGGCTCGGTAATCGGTTCTGCACTTGCTGAGCACCCCGATGTAAACGGAATAACGTTCACAGGTTCCAATGAAGTCGGGAAGCGAGTTGGCGCCGCAGCACTTGCTCGTGGAGCCAAGTATCAGCTTGAAATGGGTGGCAAAAACCCGATTATCATTGCGGCAGACGCTGATTTGGATTTGGCTGTTGAGGCCACCATCAGCGGCGGCTTGAAATCAACTGGCCAAAAATGCACGGCCACCAGCAAGGTCATTATTGAACGAAAAGTATATGATGCCTTTAAAGAAAAGCTGCTGTCACAAATCCAGGAAATCCGTCTTGGGGACGGCATGTCTTCCGGAAGCTGGATGGGTCCATGTGCGAGTGAAGGCCAGCTGAATACCGTGCTTGGTTACATTCAAAAAGGACTGGATGAAGGTGCCGAACTGCTCGCTGGAGGAAAAAGACCGGACAATCCTGAGCTCGCAGAAGGATTTTATGTACAGCCGACGGTTTTTGAAGGTGTTGAACCACACATGTCCATTGCCCGGGAAGAAATATTCGGCCCGGTCCTGGCCTTGATTCCGGTGGATTCCTTGGAAGAGGCCATCGCGTCGGCAAATGACAGCGATTATGGCTTGAGTGCTTCAATCTATACACAAAACGTCGGGGCCATGCTGTCCTTCATCCGGGATATGGATGCCGGACTCGTACGAATTAATGCGGAAACTGCCGGCGTAGAGCTGCAGGCACCGTTCGGTGGAATGAAGATGTCAAGCTCGCATTCCAGAGAACAGGGACAAGCGGCCATCGAGTTTTTTACGGCGATCAAAACAGTCTTTGTGAAGTCATAA
- a CDS encoding carbohydrate ABC transporter permease: MEAYYKSKKNSARIKVSLSYVILTIIAVVFIFPFIWMLSTAFKIPSEAYTLPPKIIPETFTWDNFIQGWQYADFTRYTWNTLIVTGLATIGTVLSASFVAYGFARFKSRYSGLLFTVVLATMMLPSQVTLVPTYLLFTKLGWLDTLMPLIVPSFFGGGAFNIFLLRQFFKTIPKDLDEAAYIDGANAFQIYYKILLPAIKPALITVGLMSITFHWNDYMSPLIYLNSDQNFTLAIGLQFFQNSFGSSQIQMLMAVSLITVIPVLILFFIGQRYFIQGITMTGIKG, from the coding sequence ATGGAGGCTTATTACAAAAGTAAAAAAAACAGCGCCCGGATTAAAGTCAGCCTGAGTTATGTGATATTGACGATCATTGCAGTCGTGTTTATTTTTCCGTTTATATGGATGCTTTCAACCGCCTTTAAAATCCCTTCGGAAGCCTATACGCTGCCTCCCAAAATCATCCCGGAAACGTTTACTTGGGATAACTTCATTCAGGGCTGGCAATACGCGGATTTCACCCGTTATACATGGAATACCTTAATTGTAACAGGACTTGCGACAATTGGAACGGTTCTTTCCGCTTCATTCGTAGCCTATGGCTTTGCACGGTTTAAATCTCGATACAGCGGATTGTTATTTACGGTCGTGCTTGCTACGATGATGCTCCCCAGTCAGGTCACTCTCGTTCCTACGTACCTCTTGTTCACCAAGCTTGGTTGGCTCGATACCTTAATGCCTCTTATCGTTCCGTCCTTTTTTGGGGGAGGTGCGTTTAACATTTTCCTGCTGCGGCAATTCTTCAAAACGATTCCGAAAGATTTGGATGAAGCCGCATATATCGACGGTGCCAATGCATTTCAGATTTATTACAAAATACTGCTGCCTGCAATCAAACCGGCTTTGATTACGGTCGGTCTCATGTCGATTACCTTTCACTGGAATGATTACATGTCTCCGCTGATTTATCTGAACAGCGATCAGAATTTTACACTCGCTATCGGTTTGCAGTTCTTCCAGAATTCTTTTGGCTCCTCCCAAATACAGATGCTGATGGCTGTTTCTTTAATTACCGTTATTCCTGTGCTAATCCTCTTCTTCATCGGACAGAGATATTTTATTCAGGGGATTACAATGACCGGAATCAAAGGATAA
- a CDS encoding carbohydrate ABC transporter permease, whose translation MKARNNRIANREEKQFFLFISPWLLGFLIFTLYPMGYSIFLVFTDMDMTGSGQFIGFDNIVRAFTQDPLFYRSLLNTLYFVLVSVPASLLLSFLIALLLNQKIKGVGFFRTSFYIPYITSGVAVTLLWGWIFNAQFGFINYFLSLFGITGPNWLSDTKWAMPAIIIMGIWTIGNSIIITLAGLQDIPEALYESAEIDGASSFVKITQITLPLITPTLYFNLVMGIIGGFQIFMQPYILTEGGPSYSTYTYMMHIYNSGFKYNEMGYASTLAWLLFVVIMIITLIVNRTSRHWVYYDN comes from the coding sequence ATGAAGGCGCGAAATAACCGCATTGCAAACAGGGAGGAGAAACAATTCTTCCTTTTTATCTCGCCATGGCTTTTAGGATTTCTCATATTCACCTTATATCCAATGGGTTATTCTATCTTTTTGGTTTTCACCGATATGGATATGACCGGATCAGGCCAATTTATCGGCTTCGATAATATCGTCAGGGCCTTTACACAGGATCCGCTTTTTTACCGTTCTTTGTTAAACACATTATATTTTGTGTTGGTTTCTGTTCCGGCCAGTTTACTCCTGTCGTTTCTGATTGCTCTTCTGCTCAATCAAAAAATAAAGGGAGTTGGTTTTTTCAGGACCAGCTTCTATATCCCGTATATCACATCAGGGGTTGCGGTTACCTTGCTTTGGGGCTGGATTTTTAATGCCCAGTTTGGTTTTATCAACTATTTCCTTTCTCTGTTCGGTATTACCGGTCCTAACTGGTTAAGCGATACGAAATGGGCCATGCCGGCGATTATTATTATGGGGATCTGGACCATCGGGAATTCCATCATCATTACACTGGCGGGGCTGCAGGATATTCCGGAAGCCTTATATGAGAGCGCTGAGATTGATGGAGCGAGCAGTTTCGTTAAAATTACACAGATTACCCTGCCCCTGATCACGCCAACGCTTTATTTTAATCTGGTTATGGGGATCATTGGTGGTTTCCAGATCTTTATGCAGCCTTACATTCTAACCGAGGGTGGCCCCAGCTACTCCACCTACACGTACATGATGCATATTTATAACAGCGGATTTAAATACAACGAAATGGGTTATGCGTCAACGCTGGCCTGGTTATTGTTCGTCGTTATTATGATCATCACACTCATCGTAAACCGGACTTCCCGACACTGGGTTTATTACGATAACTAA
- a CDS encoding helix-turn-helix transcriptional regulator — MTNIFYVEYDAAHHSNFVFDIPQGHPCWLLVITQTPAQFWVDGKLKEYPPHCAVLFEPHQKIYYRASAGNYINDWIRFESDEPYVTETSLPYGKPFPLDDPEYCHKLFQLLVVENSFNKDYRESSIDCLLRTLFNKLLESYFQEEISPQHYNLLKLRAAIHNNPSHPWTISEMAKIISISPGYLQLIYKKLFGLSCMDDVIHSRIRLAKEYLRHDQYTVAEIADRCGYRNVEHFCRQFKQMTGSSPKKFHKRASNFTPGPADSEKVIL; from the coding sequence ATGACAAATATATTTTACGTTGAATATGACGCAGCACATCATAGCAATTTTGTTTTTGATATTCCCCAAGGACATCCCTGCTGGCTTTTGGTCATTACACAGACTCCCGCTCAGTTCTGGGTAGATGGAAAACTCAAGGAATACCCTCCTCATTGTGCTGTTCTTTTCGAGCCCCATCAAAAAATTTACTACCGAGCTTCCGCAGGGAATTATATTAATGACTGGATCCGCTTTGAAAGCGATGAACCTTACGTAACCGAAACCTCACTTCCCTATGGCAAGCCTTTTCCTTTGGATGATCCTGAATATTGCCACAAGCTGTTCCAGCTGCTCGTCGTAGAGAATTCATTCAATAAGGACTACAGAGAATCCTCCATTGATTGTCTGCTCCGAACCCTGTTCAACAAGCTGCTGGAGTCTTACTTCCAAGAGGAAATTAGTCCTCAGCACTACAACCTTTTAAAGCTGCGTGCGGCCATTCATAACAATCCAAGTCACCCCTGGACCATATCGGAAATGGCTAAAATTATTAGCATCAGTCCGGGATACCTGCAGTTGATTTACAAAAAATTGTTTGGCCTCTCGTGCATGGATGATGTTATTCACAGCCGGATTCGCCTAGCCAAAGAATATCTCAGGCATGATCAGTATACGGTTGCGGAGATTGCAGACCGGTGCGGTTACCGCAATGTGGAGCATTTTTGCAGACAGTTCAAACAAATGACCGGTTCATCACCCAAGAAATTCCACAAACGCGCGAGTAACTTCACTCCCGGCCCAGCAGATTCCGAAAAGGTTATCCTTTGA